CGACGCGGCGAGGGAAAAACGACTGTCGCCGCCTCCATCGCCTATTATATGAACAATATCGGCCTGAAAACCCTGCTCATCGACGCCGATACGCTGGCCCCGGTGATTGCCGGAGTCGCGATGGTCCGCGAACATCCCGGCTTCTTCGAATTGATGGCGGGTAAAAAATCGCTCCAGGACGTCATCGTCAAAGACAAGCACGGCCTCTCGATTATCCCGTGCGGCGAACCCAACCCCTATATCTCCGACCTATTGCTGGCCGGGAAACTCGAAAAGCCCCTCGAAATCCTGAAAGATCAATACGACTGCATTATTTTTGATGGCTGCCCGGTGCTGGGGGTTTCCGATGCGGAAATTCTGGCCGGAATGGTCGATCAGGTCGTGGTAGTCCTTGAATCGGGCAAGACCCCGCGGGAGGAATTCGTAAAAGCCGCCGAAATCCTCCGCAGTCTGGCCCGCAATATGCCCAACGTAATTCTGAATAAGATCAAATTATCCGATATGCAGGCTCATTAATTGCTGCTCTATGCGTTAATATAGGGATTCGCAAGGGTCCTTGCTTCTGGTCTATAGTCATCATCTGTTCGAATTTTGAGGCAACGCCATGCTGAAAAAACCTGTCCGCATCTATATAGTCTTGTCCGCCATAGCCCTGCTTCTCGGCGTCACTTTCTCCGCCAGCGCCGAAGACGGGAACGGCTACATGGACCGGATGCTGAAGGCCATGTCCGGGCAGGAAGCAGCGGAACCCGCACCGGACTTGACCGCTCAGGATTCATGGGTGGACGAAGCCTCGCAGCGGGAAATAGACTCCGCAAGCGGTCACGCGGCTTTGCCGCCCCCCGCGCCCCTTCTGCCGGAAACCGCTAACTCCAGCTCCGAAGAACCTCTTGAACCGCTCTCCGCCCTCGAAAGCCCGGAACCTATGATTATCGCCGCCCACGACGATGATCTTTTCCAACGCGCTCCGCAGGATATCCAGCCCTCTTCGGGCAGTACGATCATCGCCACCCCGACAGGCACAACTGAACCCGCAGCCGCTGAGCCGACGGAAGAAACTGTCTTGCCCGCCCCGTCTGGCTCTGACGGAACACTCAATGTCGGCGACCTGCTTCGCATCACCGTGTTTGGCGTCGAGGAACTGACGAACACCTACCGCATCGACGCCAAAGGCATCCTGACCGTCCCCCTCGTCGGCGAATTGCAGGCAAAGGGAAAAACCCGCGAAGAACTCCAGAGCGAAATCGCCCAAAGCCTGATCGAAGGCGGCTACTACAACAGCCCCAGCGTGACGGTCGAAATCATGGAACTCTCGCCCTTCTATATCCTCGGCGAAGTGAAAAACCCCGGCCGCTACCCCTACGAACCCGAACTCGACATCTTCAAGGCTATAGCGATCGCCGGCGGCTATACCCCCCGTGCCGCAAAGGACAAAGTCATCATCATCCGCAACATCGGCGGACGCAAGACCGAGATCGAAGCCACAGAGTCCACGGAAATCTTGCCAGGGGACTCGATAAAGGTTAAACAGAGATTCTTCTGAGTAACGATGATTCGTCTGCGTAAAGTCTGCATCTCGAGTGTTGGAATAAGAGTATTCTGCTATGCTTTTGGCACCGGAAATCGCGCCCTCGCGCAGAAAATCCGCACTGCGTCTCATATGGGTGCGCCGTAATTTTGTTACAGGCATAACGCTGTTAGTCATTTTGCTCGGTAGCTTGATCGCCTCTTTCCATCCCGTGCGCTACACCGCTACGGCAACCTTGTCCTTAACGCCTTCGAAGAGCGTTGCTGAATGGCTTGCGCCGAAAAAAATAACGAATATGATTATTTCCATAGTTCATTCCGATAATTTTCTGCTGCCCTTGATCGAAAAGCATCAATGGCATCAACGCGCCGCCTTCAATCCATCCCTCAACCCGCAGGAAACAACATACTCCCGTATTCTTCAAACCTTTGAGCAAGCCAAAGCCGCGCCTCTGAACCTAAAAATCGCCGAAAAGATAAAAAGAGACACAGCCATTAAGGTAAAGCAGGACTTCACGGTGCAAATCGCCTTCACCTCGGCAACCCCGGACCTCGCTCCGAAAGTGGCGAACGCCATGACGGAAAAGCTTGCCGCTCAAGAATTGCTTCTAGGTTCCATGAAAATTCGGCAATTAGCAGCGCAACCGGAATCCTTTTCCGAGCCCCAGATATCCGCAACGCTTGGATTTTCCGGCCTCTTGGGAATCTTCACTGGCATTGCTCTTGCATATCTTATGGCTCTGACACAAACAAAAAAACAGGAAGCGGCGTATGTACGGTGATTTAACCTATTCGGATTACACGGTGGAACTTGAGGCCAAAAGGCGTCCGCTGGTCCGCGAAGTCGTAAGTATGCTGATCCTTTTCTCCGACCTGATCGCCATCAGCGCAGCCTTTCTCTTTTCCATGCTGGCCTCACCCCTGTTCAGGAACGTCCTTTTTCCGGGTGAGAAATTAGTAAACTTTTCGGATTACGCCCAAATCCACGATTCCTTCTTCGTATGGATGTGCCCGCTGGCCCTCCTGATGTTTTTCATCAAGGGCCATTATACCCAGCGCGTCCCGTGGTGGAGTCAGGTCCAGCACGTCCTCGTGATCTCCTTCTTCAGCCTCGTAATCGACGGCTTTATGCGCTTGGCCATGCACGTCACGCTCTCATTACCTCTGGTTCTCATCAGTTGGGTTTTGGTGTTCGCTTTTATTCTGATCGGCCGACAGTTAGTCTTCCGTCTAGCCAAAAACAAGGAT
The sequence above is drawn from the Alphaproteobacteria bacterium genome and encodes:
- a CDS encoding polysaccharide export protein, with the protein product MLKKPVRIYIVLSAIALLLGVTFSASAEDGNGYMDRMLKAMSGQEAAEPAPDLTAQDSWVDEASQREIDSASGHAALPPPAPLLPETANSSSEEPLEPLSALESPEPMIIAAHDDDLFQRAPQDIQPSSGSTIIATPTGTTEPAAAEPTEETVLPAPSGSDGTLNVGDLLRITVFGVEELTNTYRIDAKGILTVPLVGELQAKGKTREELQSEIAQSLIEGGYYNSPSVTVEIMELSPFYILGEVKNPGRYPYEPELDIFKAIAIAGGYTPRAAKDKVIIIRNIGGRKTEIEATESTEILPGDSIKVKQRFF